CGCCGGCTACGGCGATTTCATGATCCTCAACAACCTCTCGTTCAAGGCCAAACGCGGCGCGATCACGCTGCTGCTCGGCCCCAACGGCGCGGGCAAGTCGACGGTGCTCAAGACGCTGTTCGGCCTGCTGAAGGTGCGCGCGGGCCGCATCAGGCTCGACGGCCAGGACATCACCGGCTCGAGCGCCAAGGATCTGCTGGTGCAGCACGGCATCGCCTTCGTGCCGCAGGGCCGCAACCTGTTCGGCCAGCTGAGCGTCTACGAGAACCTGGAGCTGGGCGGCATCACGCTGGGCATGAAGACCACGCGCGAGCGCATCCCCGAAGTGCTGGCGCGTTTTCCGCGCGTCAAGGAGCGCATGCACAGCCAGGCCGCCGCGCTGTCGGGCGGCGAGCAGAAGCAGCTCGAGGTCGGCCGCGCGCTGCTGCTGCGGCCCAAGGTGCTGCTGATCGATGAGCCGTCGATCGGCCTGTCGCCGCTGGTGGTGGCCGACGTCTTCAAGCTGCTGCGCCAGCTGGCCGATCAAGGCACGACCGTGCTGATGGTCGAGCAGAACGTCAAGAGCGCGCTGAAGATCTCCGACGAGGCGATCGCGCTGGAGTCGGGCCGGCGCGTGCTGCAGAAGTCGGCCGACGAGCTGCTCAACGACCCGAACATCGAGCGGCTGTTCCTGGGTGGCGCGCACGCGGCCGCGCCGGCGGCGGCCAAGGCCTGAGCTCGGGGCCCGGGGCCGGCCTGATGCGCCGGGGCTGACGGTGGCGCGGGCCGGCAACGCCCCGCCCGGCTTGGGCGATCATCGCGGCTGAGAACCGCACCGACCGGCCCGCGCCGCCGGGTGCCGCACCATCTGCCATCAACGGAGGCCCCATGCTCAACACCTCGACCCTCGACCGCGAAGCCATCGGCGAGCTGCCCAACCCGCTGGGGCTGCAGGGCATCGAGTTCATCGAATACAGCACCAGCCGGCCGCAGGCGCTGGGCCAGGTGCTCGAACGCCTGGGCTTCGTGCCGGTGGCGCGGCATCGCTCGCGCGAGGTGCTGCTGTACCGCCAGGGCGACGTCAACATCATCGTCAACGCGCACCAGGGCGGCCTGTCCGGCCAGGCCGCGCCGACCGAGGCGCCCGCCATCGCGGCGGTCGCGCTGCGCGTGCGCGATGCCGCCGCGGCCTACCGGCGCGTGCTCGAACTCGGCGCCTGGGCGGTGCCGACGCAGGTCGAGGTGATGGAGCTCAACATTCCGGCGATCCACGGCGCGGGTTCGAGCCGGCTGTACTTCGTCGACCGATGGCGCGAGTTCTCGATCTACGACGTCGATTTCAT
This portion of the Leptothrix cholodnii SP-6 genome encodes:
- a CDS encoding ABC transporter ATP-binding protein; the protein is MSDHAIEFENVLAGYGDFMILNNLSFKAKRGAITLLLGPNGAGKSTVLKTLFGLLKVRAGRIRLDGQDITGSSAKDLLVQHGIAFVPQGRNLFGQLSVYENLELGGITLGMKTTRERIPEVLARFPRVKERMHSQAAALSGGEQKQLEVGRALLLRPKVLLIDEPSIGLSPLVVADVFKLLRQLADQGTTVLMVEQNVKSALKISDEAIALESGRRVLQKSADELLNDPNIERLFLGGAHAAAPAAAKA
- a CDS encoding VOC family protein, which codes for MLNTSTLDREAIGELPNPLGLQGIEFIEYSTSRPQALGQVLERLGFVPVARHRSREVLLYRQGDVNIIVNAHQGGLSGQAAPTEAPAIAAVALRVRDAAAAYRRVLELGAWAVPTQVEVMELNIPAIHGAGSSRLYFVDRWREFSIYDVDFIPIPGVNPQPPAEGGLHLFGVVQYIGLDRTDDWTAFYGELLGFAELPREQSFGVLTSGSILASPCGTFYWQLIEPEPDAADFEHDELLQRVGFGVDDVTASVASLRARGVEFVESTHGVRTTERGALTRPQMGSLVFELVHDPR